From a region of the Drosophila virilis strain 15010-1051.87 chromosome 3, Dvir_AGI_RSII-ME, whole genome shotgun sequence genome:
- the Ids gene encoding iduronate 2-sulfatase yields the protein MGIFQTAVAKVSRVDMSNISPLLQLLLLLWTTLLAGTVSASARYNVVMVIFDDLRPALGVYGDSLARTPHLDAFAQGSSYFTRAYSQQALCAPSRNSLLTGRRPDTLHLYDFYSYWRSFVGNFTTLPQYFKEHGYYTYSCGKVFHPGLSSNNSDDYPLSWSAPAFRPRTEQFMNSPVCPDHGGSVLRKNYLICPVQLQTQPYKTLPDIESVSEALRFIDSRKRSRQPYFLAVGFHKPHINFRFPRQFLGRFPLAPFYNYTEDAVKPPDMPDVAWNPYTDVRSRDDFKHKNISFPYGPISRQQAAQIRQAYYASVAYVDDLFGKLMARLDLERTVVVVLGDHGWSLGEHAEWAKYSNFEVALRVPLIIRSPEFPLIQPRPMHSITELLDVFPTLVDLAHLPPLPACNRSSSALEQLTCSEGKSLYPLLQGLGLAEEHVAISQYPRPGMLPTKHPNSDKPKLRNIKIMGYSLRTNYYRYTLWVRFHAHNFSRDWQNIYGEELYDHRLDSGEEFNLAALPEFNAIRQHLRCRLIEAVG from the exons ATGGGCATCTTTCAGACTGCAGTCGCAAAAGTCTCTCGAGTAGACATGTCCAATATCTCACCTCTGCTCcagctgctactgctgctgtggACTACGCTCCTGGCTGGAACAGTGTCAGCCTCCGCCCGATACAATGTGGTAATGGTAATCTTTGACGATCTGAGGCCGGCTTTGGGTGTTTATGGTGATAGCCTGGCGCGCACGCCACATCTGGATGCCTTCGCCCAGGGCAGCAGCTATTTTACACGCGCCTACAGCCAG CAAGCGCTGTGCGCACCCAGCCGCAACTCCCTGCTGACCGGTCGACGTCCAGACACGTTGCATCTGTACGATTTCTACAGCTATTGGCGCAGCTTTGTGGGTAACTTCACGACCTTGCCGCAGTACTTCAAGGAGCACGGCTATTACACCTACAGCTGCGGCAAGGTATTTCACCCGGGCCTTTCCTCCAACAACAGCGACGACTACCCCCTGAGCTGGTCGGCGCCGGCGTTTCGTCCGCGCACGGAGCAGTTCATGAACTCCCCAGTCTGCCCGGATCATGGCGGGAGCGTGCTGCGCAAGAATTACCTTATATGCCCAGTGCAGCTGCAAACGCAGCCATACAAAACGCTGCCGGATATCGAATCCGTGTCGGAGGCACTGCGTTTCATAGACTCGCGCAAACGCAGTCGCCAGCCGTACTTTCTGGCGGTGGGCTTCCACAAGCCGCACATCAATTTCCGCTTTCCCAGGCAGTTTCTTGGGCGTTTTCCTCTGGCACCTTTCTACAACTACACGGAGGATGCTGTGAAGCCACCGGATATGCCAGACGTGGCCTGGAATCCCTATACGGATGTGCGCTCACGCGACGACTTCAAGCACAAGAACATATCCTTTCCCTATGGACCCATTTCCAGGCAGCAGGCGGCGCAGATTCGACAGGCCTACTACGCATCCGTGGCGTATGTCGACGATCTGTTTGGCAAGCTGATGGCTCGCTTGGATTTGGAGCGCACAGTGGTTGTCGTACTGGGCGATCACGGTTGGTCGCTGGGCGAGCACGCTGAGTGGGCAAAGTACAGCAACTTTGAGGTGGCACTACGCGTGCCGCTTATCATACGCAGTCCAGAGTTTCCATTGATCCAGCCTCGTCCGATGCACAGCATCACAGAGCTACTGGACGTCTTCCCTACGCTGGTGGATCTGGCCCATCTGCCGCCGCTTCCGGCGTGCAATAGAAGCAGCAGCGCACTGGAACAGTTGACCTGCTCCGAAGGAAAGAGCCTGTACCCGCTGCTCCAAGGCTTGGGCTTGG CTGAGGAGCATGTGGCCATCAGTCAGTATCCGCGTCCAGGTATGCTGCCCACAAAGCATCCCAACAGCGACAAGCCCAAGCTGCGCAATATCAAGATCATGGGCTATAGTCTGCGCACGAACTATTATCGTTACACGCTCTGGGTGCGATTCCATGCCCATAATTTCAGTCGAG aTTGGCAGAACATCTACGGCGAGGAGCTGTACGATCATCGTTTGGATTCCGGCGAAGAGTTCAATTTGGCTGCGCTGCCGGAGTTCAATGCCATTCGCCAGCATTTGCGCTGCCGTCTGATTGAGGCCGTGGGTTAA
- the LOC6623909 gene encoding membrane protein BRI3: protein MSENTAKEAEPPSYEEVMRGSAPPMQDARLITGVHQGAPTAPPNMASYGAFETTPVSIVVQPALPTEIIVIGACPSCRIGYLEDTFSPLGLCCAIFLFPIGILCCLAMREKRCSNCGATF from the exons ATGTCCGAGAACACAGCAAAAGAAGCCGAGCCACCCAGCTACGAGGAAGTCATGAGAGGCAGTGCGCCCCCCATGCAGG ATGCTCGACTCATAACTGGCGTACATCAGGGCGCGCCGACAGCACCACCAAACATGGCCAGTTATGGAGCATTTGAGACAACGCCAGTTAGCATTGTGGTGCAGCCAGCGCTGCCCACAGAGATCATAGTGATCGGTGCGTGCCCGTCGTGCCGCATTGGCTATCTGGAGGACACATTCTCGCCGCTGGGTCTATGCTGTGCAATATTTCTCTTTCCCATAGGCATACTCTGCTGCCTGGCGATGCGCGAAAAGCGCTGCAGCAATTGTGGAGCGACATTTTAG
- the Ythdc1 gene encoding YTH domain-containing protein 1: protein MRDMADLDAVHLGLDENEADIAEELQDFDSFDTRSEASKSRAGSMASDSEPSISSVSTAPSSVDGSRSSKRLTKTKSSSKANKETAVKSATSTSATAASTSKGKSSKKTKRDASPGDLNGKKKKSNSSGSESKSKKPAETDEKANSKSQDSEEREPSIKKTRSKKTTSSSSSTAANLSGAGAGGNKSDLSDAEDEKPSLLPALESDSESSDSDSGTQHKRNGGARSKVTMASSSKSSTPEKDGGGNTQKSYDYMTKLNYLFRDTRFFLIKSNNSDNVQLSKSKSVWATLPQNDANLSQAFKEARNVLLIFSVNESGKFAGFARMAAPSRRDIPQVAWVLPPSISPKALGGVIELDWICRKELSFNATLHLHNSWNEGKPVKIGRDGQEIEPKIGAELCRLFPEDEQIELTPILRKSKETARVMREKGIHVIYKAPRSLSTRGHSSGRGNSQLGPMRHKRSYGHGAPHHHQRPYRHHHHHGMGMGMPSSGGFKRGGSPYRQMAGGAAGPGDMGMPSWERYMSSAAAAEAYVADYIRNMHGQLPPLPFVPPFGQLPMPSAAGAANALPPGAPASMYEQLPPPVRYYDGPGAPPLPDYPPPQPMRPPPPGFDKAPSYEDFAAWKNAGLPTVSAPPGFPVYAANGSGSSNAAGGNVGGPNVPGISAGNRDNNNSSVGGRRREYGGNRSGSSRQFRGDRGGGGGGQRSYRDGRR, encoded by the exons ATGCGCGACATGGCCGATTTAGATGCAGTACATCTCGGCCTGGACGAGAATGAGGCGGATATTGCCGAGGAATTGCAGGACTTCGATTCGTTCGACACGCGCAGTGAAGCGTCCAAATCGCGAGCTGGCTCCATGGCCTCCGACTCGGAGCCGAGCATTAGCTCGGTAAGTACGGCTCCGTCCTCTGTGGatggcagcaggagcagcaaacGGCTGACCAAAACCAAGTCTAGCAGTAAAGCAAACAAAGAAACTGCTGTCAAATCCGCAACGTCAACAAGTGCAACAGCTGCGTCCACTAGCAAGGGCAAGTCGTCTAAGAAAACCAAGCGTGACGCATCACCAGGCGaccttaatggcaaaaagaaaaagtccaacagcagcggcagcgagtCCAAGTCgaagaagcccgctgagacAGATGAGAAGGCCAACTCCAAGTCACAGGACAGCGAGGAACGTGAGCCGAGCATCAAAAAAACGCGCAGCAAGAaaaccaccagcagcagcagctccacgGCAGCCAATCTGAGTGGGGCGGGTGCCGGCGGCAACAAGAGCGATCTTAGCGATGCGGAAGACGAGAAACCCTCACTACTGCCCGCCCTCGAGTCGGATAGCGAGTCCTCCGATTCGGATTCGGGCACACAGCACAAACGGAATGGCGGCGCGCGCAGCAAGGTGACGATGGCGAGCAGCTCGAAGAGCTCTACGCCGGAAAAGGATGGCGGCGGCAACACCCAAAAGTCCTATGACTACATGACCAAGCTGAATTATCTCTTTCGCGACACCCGCTTCTTTCTGATCAAGtccaacaacagcgacaacgtGCAGCTGTCCAAAAGCAAGAGCGTCTGGGCGACGCTGCCTCAGAACGATGCCAATCTCAGTCAGGCCTTCAAGGAGGCGCGCAACGTGCTGCTCATATTCTCCGTTAACGAGAGCG GTAAATTCGCGGGCTTTGCGCGCATGGCGGCGCCTTCGCGTAGGGACATACCGCAGGTGGCCTGGGTGCTGCCCCCTAGCATTTCGCCCAAGGCTTTGGGCGGCGTCATCGAGCTGGATTGGATCTGTCGCAAGGAGCTGTCGTTCAATGCCACCTTGCACTTGCACAACTCGTGGAACGAGGGCAAGCCGGTAAAGATAGGACGTGATGGCCAGGAGATTGAGCCCAAAATTGGCGCCGAGCTGTGCCGCCTGTTTCCCGAGGACGAACAAATCGAATTAACGCCCATTCTGCGGAAGTCTAAGGAAACGGCGCGCGTCATGCGCGAGAAGGGCATCCATGTCATCTACAAGGCGCCGCGAAGCCTCTCCACGCGGGGTCACAGTAGCGGCCGTGGCAACAGCCAGCTCGGACCGATGCGGCACAAGCGCAGCTATGGACATGGCGCGccacatcatcatcaacgACCCTATcggcatcatcatcaccatggcatgggcatgggcatgccCAGCAGCGGCGGCTTTAAACGCGGTGGTTCACCCTACCGCCAGATGGCTGGCGGTGCAGCTGGTCCCGGTGACATGGGCATGCCCTCGTGGGAGCGCTACATGTCCTCGGCCGCTGCCGCCGAGGCCTATGTGGCCGACTATATACGCAACATGCACGGTCAGCTGCCTCCACTGCCGTTTGTGCCGCCCTTTGGCCAGTTGCCAATGCCCTCGGCTGCGGGAGCTGCCAACGCATTACCACCGGGCGCGCCAGCGTCAATGTATGAGCAACTGCCCCCACCGGTGCGGTATTATGATGGACCTGGAGCGCCGCCGCTGCCAGACTACCCGCCGCCACAGCCAATGCGACCACCGCCGCCGGGTTTCGATAAGGCGCCCAGCTACGAGGATTTTGCGGCCTGGAAAAACGCCGGTCTCCCGACAGTGTCGGCTCCACCTGGATTTCCGGTTTACGCTGCCAATGGTagtggcagcagcaatgcAGCTGGCGGCAATGTGGGCGGGCCAAACGTGCCGGGTATCAGTGCAGGCAAccgggacaacaacaacagctccgTGGGCGGTCGACGACGCGAGTATGGCGGCAATCGTAGCGGATCCTCGCGACAATTTCGTGGCGAtcgtggcggtggcggtggggGTCAACGCAGCTATCGGGACGGCAGACGTTGA